A stretch of DNA from Salinibaculum sp. SYNS191:
ACGGCCTGAAGGTCGGCTCTCGCTTCCCCGAACGTCGTCACGTCTGCACCACGGAATCCGTAGATACTCTGTTTCTCGTCGCCGACCAGAAAGACGTTCGACGCCGTCTGCTCGTCGACGCCCGTGAGGAGCTTGACTAACTCCCACTGGCGCGGGTCCGTGTCCTGGAACTCGTCGACCATCACGGCCGCAAACTGCTCTCGTAACCGCTCCGTGACGGCATCGTTGGCTCGCAGGAACTCAAGGGTCGTCTCGATCACGTCGGGAAAGTCGAGCGTATCCCGGCGGTCCTTTTCGTCGGTGTAGGTTGCGAGGACGTCGTCGAAGACCCGCATCAGAGCCAGCGCGTAGTGAGCGCTATTCTCTTCCAGTTCCCCCGGCGTCGTCTCGACCGCATCCGCGTGCGGTTCGACGGCATCGATGACCGTGTCGATGGTGTCTTTCAGGTCGTCGTAGACGTCACCGGACTCACCCCAATCGTCCCGGTCACCGACGACGTACCCCGAACTGCTGTACAGGCCGCCGTTCTTCTTCTCACAGGCCTCGTACAGCTCGAGGATTGCCCGCTGACAGTCGCGGGGGTCGCTATCTTCAGGTCGCTCAGGGAGTGTCGTCGCGACCTCGGTGAAGGTCCGGTAGGCTCGAAGGCCGTCCCCATCAGCGATAGTGTCCTCGCGGTCGACACTGTTCGCGACCGTGCGTAGCTGCTCAAGGAGTCCGTCCGCATACAGCGTCTGTCGAGCATCAGCAACGTCGAGATCACAAACGACCTCCCAGCAGATATCCACGTAGTCGTCGACCTCGGCGTCATGCCACGCCTCGAGGACGGACTCGCTATGTGGGCGTTCATCAAGTAATCCAGCGAGTACATCGACCAACTGGTCGCGACTCCAGAGCTGGGCAAGGAGCTCCACGTCATCATCGTCCTGATTGCGTTCGAGGAACTCCGTCACGACTTCGCGTTGGAGTGTCGCGGCGCCGTCTTCATCGAGCACGTCGAAGCCGAGCGGGACCGGAGCCTCGACGGCCCGTTCTCGCAAGAGACGGGTACAGAACGCGTGAATGGTGTGGACGTAGCCATCCTCCAGGTCGTCGAGGACGTTTCGCCAGCGATGATAGGCCTCTGGTGAGTCTACAGCCTCCAGCCGGTCGTACACCTCTTCTCGGACACGCTCAGTCAGTTCGGCAGCGGCCTTTCGCGTGAAGGTGATCGTGACGATATTCTCCGGGGTGAGCGACCGGTTCTCGGCCAGTATCGTCACGTACCGCTCGGTGAGCGTTGTCGTCTTCCCCGTCCCAGCGCCGGCAGTGATCGCGACGTTCCGGCCCTGGACGAGCGCGTCCTCCTGTTCCTCTGTGAGCTGAATCTCCTCGGGTTCCTCAGTCATCGCTCATCACCGTCTGGATGTCCTCGTCGTCGCGAACACGGAGCGGAACATACGCTGCGTCGTCCTTGTGAACCTCGTCGACGAACTCCCGCTTGCGGTGATGGCGGACATCGCACGCCCGACGGTAGTCACAGTATCGGCAATTCGCTCCGCTGGACGACAGAATCGTCGTGTGGAACCGTCCGTTGCCGATGGCCTTGTCGATCTGGCCCAACCACTCCGGAACGACATCGTTCAGGAACCGGCGGAGTTCGACCTCTGAATCGAACTTCGATTCGACGCCGCGTGGAACCTTGAGGTCGTTGGGGGGTCGCACCTGATAGTATGTCGCTGAAAGCGATCCCTGTTCGAACAGATCACCGTCGACGACGTTGGCCGCAGCGAGCAGATAGATGGGGAGCTGGAACTTCGTGCCGCCGGTCGTCTTCGTCATATACGGTGCTCGACCAGTTTTGTAGTCGTAGAGCGTGAGCGTCGGTTGTTCGCCACCCTGGCTCACGTCAACGCGGTCGATGTAACCCCGAATCGAGACAGTCGAGCCGTCCGGTCGCCCAACTGTGAACGGCCCAGCATCCGAGTCGTGAAGTCCCTCGCCGAACGGGGCCTCGAACAAGTGTGGGAGGTCAGCGCCGTCCCGCGAGAGTTCGTTGTCGAGGAAGGTAGCGAACAACCCCTGTTCCGGTGCGTCGTGAGGTTTGCTCCCGGCCTCGTACGGAGCACTCTCGCCGTCACCCAGGCCCGCGAACAGCTCCGCCTTCCACCGTTCGTAGAACAGGCCGTCGTACTCGAAGTCAGCATCCCGGAGTTCCTCAACGGCGATCTCGCGAAGGTGCGTCGCCAGGTCGTCCCGGTCGAAGTTCGTGAGATCGACACCGTCCTCGGTCTCGTCCTGCAAATCCGCGAAGAACCGTTCGAGGACGTCGTGGACGTACGATCCAGTTTCGAGGGGCGTAGGGACGACCTCGACATCGTCCGGATCCGCAATTCCGAGTACTTCGTCAGCGTAGAACTTGAACCCACACTCGACGTATCGTTCGATACGACTCGCGCTGTAGGGTTCCCGTTCAGACGGAGGGTATACCTCATCGACTGTATCGAGTTCTAAGACGCCGTCGTGTTCGGAGAGGCCAGCCGTTCCCCTGTTGTCCGCACAGTGGAGTCCCCGATCCGTGCGCTTGGTCTGCTCGGGAGAGAGATCGCCCCGGTCGCCGGCGTGGCTGACCGCCGCACGCCGGTTGGTCGTTGCGGCAACGTGCCGCTGGAGGTCCTCACGAGAGCCCACGCGGTCGTCGACGCCGTCTTCGGGTTCAATGCCGGTCACGCGCTGGAGTTCGTCGAGGACCGGCGACCGGACGACTGCGGACTCGTCGTCGCCCGTCTCTGGTGTGGTAATCGTGAGTTCATCGACGTTCGCGAGGAGCGTCGCGAAGAGATAGCGCCCCCGGAGGCGCTCGTCGCCAGTGTCGAACCGCGGATGGGCGTCGGTCATCTCCTCGAAGAAGGCCGGGCGTTCCGGCGTTACCGGGAAGTGCTCGCTCGTCAGGCCCACGAGGAACACTTTCTCGAACGAGCGCATCCGGGCGTCGAGCAGCCCCATCACCTCAACGTGGCCGCCAGCAGCGCGCTGTGGAACCCGGATCGGCACGCCATCGAACGCACGGGTGAACAGTGCCAACGGGGAAAGGTCGCTATTGACCGCCGCCAGCGACTCGAACGAGGCGAGGACCTCGTCCACGAGGTCGTAGGCTCGCTGTTCGACGGCTTGCTCGGAACCGCTGGCGTAGTCCTCTGTCGCCGCCTCTAGGTCGAACCGGTCGTCCAACAGTCGACGGAGCGTTTCGGTTGCGTCCTCGACGTCGCCTGTTCGGAGCGTCTCTAACGTGGCCAGTAGCTCCTCGATCAGCGCCGCCGAGTCGTCGTCGACGTCATCGAGCAGGGGTGACACAGAAACCGTGTCGCGCCGGCGAGCAGCTGCCGTGACGGCGTTGGCCTGGTCGGTATCGACGACGTTGACCAATGGATTTGCTAACAGGGACGTGAGGTCCTCAGCACGGGGGTCGGGTTCGGCGAGGTTCAGGAGATCGTGGACGACGCTCCCGGTGAACGTCCGGTTCAGCTGTGAGGCGGCAGTCGTGACGTGCGGGATGTCGTACGTATCGAACGTGTCCTCGACGTACCCCGAATAGGCCTCGGTCCCGGGGGCGACGACGGCCAAGTCGTCGGGATCGCGACCATTGGCCAACTCGGTCCGGAGCTCGCGAGCGACGAAGCGAATCTCGCGCTCGGGCGTCGGGAGTTCCCGCCACTGGAGCGCGTCTGGAGCAGGGACGGTGTCGGGATCCGGGCGGTAGAGCGACTCGGTGATCGTTCCAAAGGCCTGCCCTGACTCGTCGACGGGATCGAGTTCTACTGTCTCAAAGTCAAGTGCTTCGTAGACCTCCAAGGCGCCCTCCGCAACGGCGTCGACTCCGCTCCGGCCATCCTGGTGGAGTGGCAGAAGTGCGATCGTCGGAAGTTCGTCGGCGAGGCGTTCGATGAGGCGGCGTTCGACGGGACGGAACTCGTGATACCCGGAAAGGATGACGACATCCAGTTCCGGCGAGAACGCCGATAGTGACTGCTCCGCCGTCGCGACGGCGTCGAACATTTCTCCCCGGGTACAGACCCACTCGTCGACATAGTCGCCGTGGAGATCCCGGTAGTGTCGGTACGCGTCGACAGTGGCTTTCGCGATACGGTCATCGAGGTCTGAGCCCTCGAACTCCGCTACGAGCGCGTCAGCGGTACCGACGCCGGCGTCGTCGAAGAGCGAGAAGCGGCTACTGAACGAATCAGCGAGAGCGGCAGAGGCAGGTTCACCGGCGAGAGCGCCGTCTGTCTCGGCTGTCGATCTGTCCAGAGCGTACTCCGCCAGCCGGCGGTTCAGCTGCCCGGCGAGTGGTTGAACCGGACCGTGGAGATGTTCGTACCACTCCCGAACGACCGCGTCAAGCGTCTCGGCACGAAGACGGAGAGGTTCGTGGGAAACGGCCCAGCTGTCCTCGACCATACTCCGGCGAGCGTCGTTCCGCGTTATGTAGAGAATACTCCCCAGCGAATCGGTTGCGATGTCATCAGCCCGCTGAAATGCCCGTCGTTCCAATCGGGCGTGTTTCGGGCCGGTGAGAAGCGTTGAATCCATCGAACACTCCCTACCAAGATATCGGTCTCACTTCACTCTTGGCGAGACTGACAGCTTAGGAGTGGCTTACCGAGAGGAACCAAAATAAATCAGGGAGGATTGAGAACTCAGGCGACGGTTGCTAACACCCGAACAACTGTGTCCGAGTGTCGTTCACGCTGAGTTCAAGCACCTCGTTCTTGTAGGAAGGATTCGACTGATACGAATAGTAGCATCGAAGTCACATCAAGCGGGTCGGAGGTCACGCCAGCGCACATCAGCAGTTTCGCCATCATCGAATTTAACGCGAAAGAGATATCCCTCGCGTTCATCATCAGTCACAGCTCCCGCATCGTCAATAATGATCTCAACAACTGTTCCCTGACGACCATGGAGCCAGTCGTGATCGGGATCAGTCTCATCAGGAATATCAATTCGGACAGAATCACCGGTATCGAAGCGTCTCATGATATTCTCAGCGGGTTTGAATCCTAAAGAGGATGGCTAAGCCGAGCAGGAAGACTCCACCAACACCAAAACCAACCACCGATGGGTCCGGTAGTGATGGAATGAACCTCTTCACCCGTGGAGTAAGAATGAACCCGCCGGCATACCCTCCGACGGATATGTATCCAGCAGCCAATAGGCGGACGAACCACTGTTCCACAATCGTATGCGAGCGGTGGTCAGCATCTTCAGCGGGACGAGGATCAACGATTTCCGGGTCGGGTTTCTCTCGCTTCAAATATCGCCATTCATCCAGGTACATGCGAACAGGCAGGACCGACTCAATCTCATTCAAGATGGCATACCGCGCTTTGTTCAGCCGGCGGTATGATTGAAGACTCTGATACCAGAAGTAGCAAATCAGACTACCGAATCCTGATGCGAAGAGAACGATCGCAGCGTTAGTGGTCGTGAGATTGCCGCGGGCGAGAGCAAAGAGACCGGCCAGTACCGAGGTTAAAATCAGACCGAAAAAGCGGTTCATCTGGACTCGCTGATTGGCAGTCTGGATCGCAACCTCCCCGTAATGTATGTACTGCTCCATCAGCCGATTCTTCTCGTCCTCACTTAGATTAGCCAGCGGTCCAGCTGTAACATCTTCCTCCTCAGATGGCTCAGCAGGGTCCCCTCCAGTGACCTCTTCAGAGTGTTCAGGTTCTGTTTCGGGCGTGTCTCCATCGTCAGTATCGGCGCCATCCTCTGAGAGATCAACCGCCGCTTCGTCGGTTGAATCAGGCATATTCAGCGAGTGCGTCGACAAGCGAGGCCTTTCGCCATCCTACCTGAGTATCTGCGACTTCTTGGATTTTCTCGGGGACCTTCGATTGTCCCTCTGGAATGATTGCGATCACCGGCTTGTCCAGTTCATCGGCGAGTTCCAGCTCCTCCAGGATCCAAGTGCTGTGAGCACCGTACATTCCACTACTTACGACGACAACCGACGCCGTTTTCATCTGGTTCCGGAGTTCAGAGCGAAGGGCAGACTCGGTATCCACGGGCAGGGGGTCAGTTGAGGGGACACTATGATTCTGCCACTCGATCGACGGAACCTCGTCAAGGAAATCAACGATACGCTCGTAGTGTTCGTCGTACTCCCACGAGTGGGAGACAAAAACGTTGTACTGCTTGTCCTCAAGTCGAGTTGCAGCGCGTGCTAAGCGAGGGAGTGATTGCCCAGTATTTCCGCCTGAGGAGGAAGGGGACTCTTGAGTCGACGAGCCTACAGAGGCCAAGGCTTCCAGCCCTTTGTAGGCACCATATAGGAGCAAAGCACCGCCAGCGATTTTTTGTCTAGACGAGAGCCCCTGCTGGTTCTGAGTGTCGGTAGAACTGCGGCTCAGGGGATCGTCGGTCGGGACAAGGCCCGACTGTTGGTCATTCGGCTCGAAGAGCGACGGTTGAGAGGAACTGAGCTCAGGGAGACTGTTATCCCCAGATTGCGTGACTGTATAAACGGGGCCGAGTTCTCGAACGGTGAACTCCTTTCCGAGATCGTTCCCTTTGTAGGTCGGTAGTATGCGGTCTCCATCATCGCGATAGAATCCGGTAGGTAGATCGTTAACAGCTGACTTCAGAACGAATCGAACAGCTGATTCGGGGTTTGGACTGCCACGAATATCATCAAACGCAGCCTCCCAGGTGGTTTTCAATGGGGAGGAGGTGTCTTGGCTCATAACCGTATGAACAATCCGTTTTTAAATAGTATAAGTTCTTCCCCCTGGAATATCGCCATATTTGGATTCCGCATCAGAGAGGACCATAGTACTAAACGGGTAAGCCGTCAACAATTCGCATATAGTTATGAGCTTCAACAGCAGATCTTCAAGCAACCGTCGGAGCGAATACCGACTGTTCATCTCGCACTCTTGGGAGTACAGCGACGAGTACAATCGGATGGTAGAACTACTTCGCGACTACCCGAATTTCAGTTTCCGGAACTACTCAGTACCGAAGGTGGATGAGATCGATGCTGACACCGAAAAGGAGCTGGAACAGGCGCTCCGGGAAGACCAGATCAAGCCAGCTACGGTCGTAATAATACTCGGGGGAATGTACGTAGCACACAGCAAATGGATCAAGAAAGAAACTATTTTAGCTAAAATCGAGAGCAAGCCTATTCTGGGTGTTACACCGCGCGGAAACGAGCAGATGCCCAATTTCGTTGAAGACCACGCAGACCAGATCGTGGGTTGGCAAGGAAAGAGTGTGGTAGAGGGAATTCGAGACCTGGCTGATTGAGTTGATGAGAGCGTGGATGAACTATTGAGGGAGAGTCTGGCTACCGTCGAGACTGTTTCCAACTCCACGAATCGGGTAGAGTTCGATCGCTTCGTACTCACCGTCTCCGTTAATGTGGCCCAGTTTTGAAAACAGAGACCGGCTCTTATCATTTGGTTCGTCGATATAGTAGACATCATCCTTACAGTACTCCTGGCACCAAGTCTGAATTAACTCCTCAGCAATCCCCCGGCGCCGGTAATGATCCCGGACATACAGCTGTCGAAGAACCTGTATTCCATCCAGCTCTTCCCAAGTGACGTATCCAGCCGCGTCGTCATCTCGAATATAGAGCAATCCCTGGTGGTTTTCAGGGATATATCGGGCAAAAGAAGAACTCGTGTCACCACCATAGCTAGTCATCGCGCCGATGACTCGTTCTGTTTTGTCTATTGGTCGACCATTAGAATACACGAGAAATGAATCTTCGGCACCGATCTCCACGATGTCATCCGGAGTCGAATTCGTGAAGAGCCACTCAGCACTGAACACCTCATCAAGATCGATTCTACGACCCTGATACTCGATACCGTATAGGCTCATACAGTTATGGCAGCGAAATTCTGCTGATTCCTCGATTTCGGACATTCCCGGAACACGCTCAATTGACGGGTCGTCAATCCCTGAGCAATTGCAGTCCTGTCTAAGTTCCTCAAATTTGTCCCCCTTCCCAGATTGACTATACGGAACAAATCCCATCTTCCAATGCTCCTCTAACTTCTCACCGAGTTCCTGAGCGAGTTTTTGAACGACTCTCGCGTCTGTTCCCACAAATGCAACGACAGCATCAAGGAGGTCGTCTACGTGAATAATCGGGTCCTCGGACAACTCATATTCTGTGAGCAATTGCCAACCACCGGGTGCCCGGTAGATCATCCGAAGATCATCTTCACAGAGAAGGGAAACAGCGACGACCTCAATCCCGTCATCAGCTTCGATATAGAGAGGAATCGTTTGATTAATCTCCTCACGTTGAGCAAGAGTTTCGAGCCAAGCATAGTCCCCGAGACCCGCAGGAAGTGGAATATTCAAACTCATTTCCGTATCAGAAATCGCTCTGTGACGTTATAAATGATAGGCGACCACCACTATGTGGATATATAAAACCAGCATACCACAAGACGGAATATGGAAACCAAGCGGATCGCTGAGGTCGTGGAAAACATAAATTATTCTTATCTCTTACCCGCGATTCAGCGGGAGTTCGTCTGGGAAACGAGTGACATCGTGGATCTGTTTGATTCCCTGTTACGGGACTATCCGATCGGTGCGCTCCTTCAGTGGAACCTCTCGGCTGAGGAAGCACAGGCTCAGCCCAAATATCGCTTCGTCACCCACTACGTCGACGAACCGAATTTTCCCCAGTCACTCACAACACCGACCCATCGAAACCCCCGCACAATTCTGAAGACCCACTCCCGTCACCGGTGAAACTAGTCCTCGACGGCCAGCAGCGACTGACCGCGCTCAATATCGGTCTGACCGGATCATTCTACGAGCGGAAACACAACCACCCTCGGAACAAGGCCAGTTCGTGGGTTCAGAAGCGACTCTATCTCAACCTCCTCTCGGACCCGCAGACAGCGGACTCAGAACTCGGCAATAAATACGACTTCTCCTTCCGCTCTGAGAAGTCCGCAACCGCGAATGCATACTGGTATCCAGTCAACCGAATCATGTCCATCTCTGACAACGACGATTTCTATGCAGAACGCCAGGAAATTGAGGGAGAGATCCAGGAGCTGGTCGAGAACCACCCCGAGATAGAGAATTCAGATAGTCTGATTCTCAACGCTCAGCGTAATTTCGAGGACCTCTATCGAGCGGTCCACAAGGACGAGAAGCTCCACTTCTTTACCGAAGACGAGAACGACATCACCCGTGTTCGTGACGTCTTCGTACGGATCAATCAGGGAGGGGTGACACCGAATCGTGCCGAAATCCTCCTGTCGTTGATGACTAGTAGCTGGCAACAGGAGCCGCCGGAAATCAACGCACGGGACGAGGTGCACTCGATGGTCGACGAACTGAACGGGATCATCGACGGTGGGAACGCTCCTTTTGCTACGAAGCACGTCCAGAAGGTACTGCTCGCAATCAACGGCAACGAGATCCAGTATCGGTTCGACAACTACACACTCGACTTGCTGCGGAATCTGAAGGAGATCTGGCTTACCGATACGTTCTCGAACACGATGGAACAACTCGCTGAGCTTCTGAACAGTTACTATCCGACGGTGACCTACATCCTCAGTCCCGCCCTCTACACACCTATCGCCTACTACCTCTACCAGAACGAGAATCCCTCGCTCGATTCGACCTCTATAAAAGGACGCGGGCGGCGTCGTGACATTCTCTACTATATCTGTGCGGCCCGACTCAACGGATTCACCAGCCAATCATCGAACCAGATCGCAGAACTCGTCCGGGATGTTATCCGAGAGGAAGAGGAGACCTCGGAATTCCCACTTGAGCGGATCAGTGATGAAGTGGCATCCAGTTACGGAACCTCCCTCCGTTTCACCGAAGAAAAGTTGACCACGCTTTTCGAGGAGCTCCAGTACGGGAAGCGCGACATCGAGTTCCTTCTGCAGCTGTCGCACTATCCCGATGAACCGGCACGGGGCAAAGACTACGATATCGACCACATTATCCCGAAGTCGGTACTCCCGGAGGAGGCAGATGCCGACCGAGTGGGGAACCTCCAGTTGCTGATCGACAAGACGAACAAGATGAAATCCGATGACGACTTCGAGGACTGGATGAACTCCCGAACGGACGACTACAAGCAGACTCACCATATCCCAGAGGGCGCCAAGGAGATGACCTTTGAGGAATTCGTTAATGCTCGGGAGCAGCTCATTATGGAGCACATCCTCGAGAACCAACCGTTCTAACCGCAATCAAGCTTCCAGTTCGAAAGCCCTCTCAAGGAGATCAGTGAGCTCATTTAGAGCCTGAGTCGCAGTTTCATCAATTTGTACACTAACGCGATCGGTTTCCTTCGGGTGTTTCTTTCCTAACGAGAGGACTACGTCGTCATCGGGGGAGAGGGAAGCTGAGAGCCAGGAGGTAACACGGGGGGAACCGGCGAACCAAGCCGTTGTCAAATCATGCCAAGGGCGTTCCCGATCTGCCTCAGTCGGACGATCCGACCCAAATGCCAGCCGTTCCAAGTTATTAGTGAATGACCGGAGTTCCTCGGTATCCGATTCTTCAAGCTGAACGGTGACACGGTGGGTATCTCCGTCCCAGCCCCAGTCCTTCTTTCCAAGCTGAAGAGTTAGCTGACCCGTTGGTGAGCGAGAAACAGTCGCCCAAGCGCGCCCCTTCCGTCGGAGATCTTGTTGAGCAACGGTCACCCATTCATCCGACTTATCGAATGAAGCCCAATATTCTCCGGGTACAGGGATCTCTACCGAAACAGAGGGCGACTTCTCTTGCCAGAGCCATCTGATGACTTCCGGGTACCCCTCCATATCAGACCGCGACGGAAGCGCATAGGGCCAGACAGACAGTATTCCGGAGAGATCAACATCGTACTCTGAGAAATCGCCCTCATTGAGCCATGCAACGCTATAGTCACGCTGTAGATAATGGTCAGTGACTGCCTCGATATCTTTGCCCTGATTCCGATACTGAGCCTCTATCGCGATACCCCTTCCATGGGGCTCTCGGGGAGTATCGAATGTGAGCAGGACATCCGCAATTCGGCCGTCGATACCGGATTCAAGCTCAACTGTCGCATCGGGGAAATCGTGCTCCAATCGAGCATATGCAATCGACTTCATTTTCATATGTTCGTCCGATTCACCAGGGCACTCGCCGACATCTACAAGATCAGCAAAGGTTGCCTGACCTGCAGTTTGGCCCATCTCAGAACGACCCTCCTGTTCGTGGTGCCGAAAATGACGGGAAATGAAAGCAGAACCTCGTTCGTGAGACCGTACAACGGCCATCGGTTGGTCGCACGCAGGACAAGTAACAGACGTGCCGTCGGCTACTTGCGGTGGGATTACCCGTGTTCCGTTTAGAACTCCAAGATATGGCATCGAAGTCGATGGCTGTATTAGATTTGCTTGTCACTCGATCATAATGACCATTTCTCCGGCACCCCGTCGTTCGGGGGTCAAAGAGAAATCACTCACTTGGTGTCAAATCAGTAGTGGAGGATGAGTTTCCGGAAGTTTCCGGAAGCCTCGACTTTCCATGAACACAAATCGGGATACAGCGTAGGTTTTTGGGTACTCACGATGGTACTATCATAGGAGTTTCCGGAAACAACCCGGTCAGGCTTTTGTAACCTGACCCGAAATCAGTCTGTCAGAGACAGATGATTCGCGATGCTCGCGTCCTCCGGGCCGGGTTCGTTCCTCGGGAAGTTGAGCATCGCGACGCCGAAGTCAACCACCTCTCCAGTGTCCTCGAGCCAATCACGAACGGCGAACCCGCCGACACCGCTATTGTCACCGGACCCAGCGGCGCCGGCAAGACGTGCATCTCAAAATTCGTCACCGAACGCCTACGTGAGGAGGTCCTCGATGTCGAGACCACCTACGTCAACTGCTGGCGCAACTACACCCGGTTCCGCACGCTCTACCAGATCCTCGACGACCTCGGTGCAACCATCGACATCCACCGGCAGTCGACGCCCCACGACGAACTCGTCGACCGCCTCCAGCAACACGATGGCCCGCGAACCGTCGTCATCCTCGATGAGGTCGACCAGCTCGAAGACCCCAGCGTCATCTACGACCTCCACAGCCTCCCGCAATTCGCGATCATCTGCATAGCGAACAAGGAAGAGGAGCTGTTCAGCCGCGTCGACGACCGGCTCGTGAGCCGGCTGCGCTCCAGCGAACACGTCCGGATGGACAAGTACCACGACGAGCAGCTGTACGATATCCTGAGTGCGCGGGCAAAGTGGGGGCTCGACAATGACGTCATCACCGACGACCAACTCTATCGAATCGCCGACGCGGCCGCCGGCGACGCCCGCCTCGCAATCGGTATCCTCCGAACGGCCGCCGGTAAGGCTGATCGCGAGAACCACGAGCGCATCACCGACGACATTCTCCTGGATGCCGCCGAGGATGCTCGGGCCCAAATCAAGCAGAAGAGCCTCGACTCGCTCACCCCGCACCAGCGCGTCGTCTACGACATCGTTCGCGAGCACGGCCCGGTCGGGCCGAGCGAGATTCACGAGCGCTATACCGAGGACGTCGATGACCCACGGACGAAGCGGACTATCCGCACGTACCTCTCGAAGATGGAGCAGTACAACCTCCTCGAGGCGGAGGGGACGAGTCGGGATCGAGAGTACTCGCTCGTCGATTCAGCGGCGGCGTCGCCGATGCAGTGACCGTGATCCCGTCAGCTATCAGGAACTGAACTCGCCGAGGCCCGATTGCTCGTGGTCCAGCGGCTCGATGACCTGGGGATCGTCGTTGCCGGGGTTGTTGACCCGCGTCGAGATCTCGTAGGCGTCCAGATCGTCTTTCGGGTACGGCTGGCACAGTTCCTTGCGGGTGTCCGCGTCTGCGGCGAGCCAGTCGGACTCAGCGTCCTTTGGGAGGACGACCGGCATCCGGTCGTGGATTGAGTTCATCAGGTTGTTCGGCTCCGTCGTGAGAATCGTGACGCACGAGATCGTCTCGTCGTCGCCCTCCCAGACGTCCCAGAGCCCAGCCATCGCGAATGCGGGGTCGTCCTCCCGGTAAATCCGGTAGGGCTGCTTCGACCCGCCGTTCGGCGATTGCCACTCGTAGAACCCAGACGAGGGGACGAGGCAAGGACGTGATTCCCACGCCCGCTCGAAGACGCGTTTCTCGTCGGCAGTCTCGGAGCGAGCGTTGATGATGCCCTCCTCGGGTTCGTCCGCCCAGAACGGAATCAGCCCCCAGTGGTAGGCGTCGATCTCGTCGGAAGCCTCGTTCGTGATGATGTGGAGGTCGTCGCCAGGCGCGATGTTGTATCGGGGTGTGTACCCGCCGTCCGCGACGACCTCGGCATCGAAGCGAGCCTCGAGGTCTGCTTGGTCGATGAAGAGCGAGTTTCGGCCACACATACCTCCCAGTCCAACTGGGAGAGTCTTCAACGTATCTGGAAATGTGAAGGTGTGGTGCTGTTGCTCCCTCGTTTGATTTTAT
This window harbors:
- a CDS encoding GmrSD restriction endonuclease domain-containing protein; translated protein: MKLVLDGQQRLTALNIGLTGSFYERKHNHPRNKASSWVQKRLYLNLLSDPQTADSELGNKYDFSFRSEKSATANAYWYPVNRIMSISDNDDFYAERQEIEGEIQELVENHPEIENSDSLILNAQRNFEDLYRAVHKDEKLHFFTEDENDITRVRDVFVRINQGGVTPNRAEILLSLMTSSWQQEPPEINARDEVHSMVDELNGIIDGGNAPFATKHVQKVLLAINGNEIQYRFDNYTLDLLRNLKEIWLTDTFSNTMEQLAELLNSYYPTVTYILSPALYTPIAYYLYQNENPSLDSTSIKGRGRRRDILYYICAARLNGFTSQSSNQIAELVRDVIREEEETSEFPLERISDEVASSYGTSLRFTEEKLTTLFEELQYGKRDIEFLLQLSHYPDEPARGKDYDIDHIIPKSVLPEEADADRVGNLQLLIDKTNKMKSDDDFEDWMNSRTDDYKQTHHIPEGAKEMTFEEFVNAREQLIMEHILENQPF
- a CDS encoding Cdc6/Cdc18 family protein codes for the protein MIRDARVLRAGFVPREVEHRDAEVNHLSSVLEPITNGEPADTAIVTGPSGAGKTCISKFVTERLREEVLDVETTYVNCWRNYTRFRTLYQILDDLGATIDIHRQSTPHDELVDRLQQHDGPRTVVILDEVDQLEDPSVIYDLHSLPQFAIICIANKEEELFSRVDDRLVSRLRSSEHVRMDKYHDEQLYDILSARAKWGLDNDVITDDQLYRIADAAAGDARLAIGILRTAAGKADRENHERITDDILLDAAEDARAQIKQKSLDSLTPHQRVVYDIVREHGPVGPSEIHERYTEDVDDPRTKRTIRTYLSKMEQYNLLEAEGTSRDREYSLVDSAAASPMQ
- a CDS encoding SOS response-associated peptidase, whose translation is MCGRNSLFIDQADLEARFDAEVVADGGYTPRYNIAPGDDLHIITNEASDEIDAYHWGLIPFWADEPEEGIINARSETADEKRVFERAWESRPCLVPSSGFYEWQSPNGGSKQPYRIYREDDPAFAMAGLWDVWEGDDETISCVTILTTEPNNLMNSIHDRMPVVLPKDAESDWLAADADTRKELCQPYPKDDLDAYEISTRVNNPGNDDPQVIEPLDHEQSGLGEFSS